In Montipora capricornis isolate CH-2021 chromosome 4, ASM3666992v2, whole genome shotgun sequence, a single genomic region encodes these proteins:
- the LOC138047586 gene encoding histone deacetylase 1-like — protein MAYTTPGGKKRVCYYYDGDIGNYYYGQGHPMKPHRIRMTHNLLLNYGLYRKMEIYRPHKANLDEMTKYHSDDYIKFLKTIRPDNMSEYTKQMQRFNVGEDCPVFDGLFEFCQLSTGGSIAGAVKLNKQQTDVAINWAGGLHHAKKSEASGFCYVNDIVLAILELLKYHQRVLYIDIDIHHGDGVEEAFYTTDRVMTVSFHKYGEYFPGTGDLRDIGAGKGKYYAVNFPLRDGIDDESYEQIFNPVVSKVMEVYKPNAVVLQCGADSLAGDRLGCFNLSLKGHAQCVNFVKKFNLPLLVLGGGGYTIRNVARCWTFETAVALDSDIANELPYNDYFEYFGPDFKLHISPSNMANQNTNDYLEKIKQRLFENLRMLPHAPGVQMHPIPDDAPVVEESDNEDEDMPMGSEKRISMRASDKHISNPEEFSDSEDEGDNRRDIHIAKEGNKRKRRKGAATPVEKMVANGVENYEDTKSSILSNDMSSLKGSTSPVEEKEKPKISNETSKEGSPQTVAISTAESSTDQPPEQEANRNSPESAEAVASGKAEKEELMEVQDSETPTNFDGDPSSNTDTPGITVKSNSPRPTEEEKKEKVPQSNESAAEPEKDIETKMEH, from the exons ATGGCGTACACAACTCCTGGTGGAAAGAAAAGAGTTTGTTACTATTATGATG GTGACATAGGAAACTACTACTATGGCCAGGGCCATCCGATGAAGCCGCATCGAATCCGAATGACCCATAACTTGCTTTTGAACTATGGTCTGTACAGGAAAATGGAGATCTAT CGTCCACACAAAGCAAACTTGGATGAGATGACTAAATATCACTCAGATGATTACATCAAATTCCTAAAAACGATCAGACCTGATAATATGTCGGAATATACGAAGCAAATGCAAAGAT TTAATGTTGGAGAGGATTGCCCAGTGTTTGATGGCTTGTTTGAGTTTTGTCAGCTTTCAACTGGAGGCTCTATTG CGGGGGCGGTTAAACTCAATAAACAGCAAACAGATGTTGCCATCAACTGGGCAGGTGGCTTACATCATGCAAAGAAATCTGAAGCATCAGGATTCTGTTACGTTAATGACATTGTTCTGGCTATTCTTGAGTTGTTAAA GTACCATCAGCGTGTGTTGTACATTGATATTGACATTCACCATGGTGATGGTGTAGAGGAAGCATTTTACACTACTGATCGTGTTATGACAGTATCATTCCATAAATATGGTGAATATTTCCCTGGAACAGGTGATCTTAGG GACATTGGAGCtggaaaaggaaaatattatgctGTAAATTTTCCTCTCAGAGATGGAATTGATGATGAATCCTATGAACAGATTTTCAATCCT GTTGTTTCCAAAGTGATGGAGGTATACAAACCAAATGCTGTCGTCCTTCAGTGTGGTGCTGACTCTTTGGCCGGTGACAGACTTGGATGTTTCAATCTTTCCCTCAAAG GTCATGCCCAATGTGTTAATTTTGTAAAGAAGTTCAACCTTCCCCTTCTTGTTCTTGGAGGAGGTGGATATACAATAAGAAATGTGGCAAGATGCTGGACATTCGAGACAGCTGTAGCCTTGGACTCAGACATTGCAAATG aaCTCCCTTATAATGACTACTTTGAGTACTTTGGCCCGGACTTCAAACTGCATATCAGTCCATCGAACATGGCAAACCAGAACACTAATGATTACCTGGAAAAGAtcaa acaaagattgtttgaaaaccTTCGTATGTTGCCCCATGCACCTGGAGTTCAGATGCACC CTATCCCTGATGATGCACCTGTAGTagaagaaagtgacaatgaagatgAAGACATGCCTATGGGATCTGAGAAGAGAATTTCAA TGCGGGCGTCAGATAAGCATATTTCTAATCCAGAAGAATTCTCAGACTCGGAAGATGAAGGAGATAATAGAAGAGATATACACATAGCAAAGGAAGGAAACAAGCGTAAGAGACGAAAAGGAGCAGCCACTCCAGTGGAGAAGATGGTAGCAAATGGAGTGGAAAATTATGAGGACACTAAATCTTCAATCCTATCAAATGATATGTCATCTTTGAAAGGCAGCACATCCCCTGtcgaggaaaaagaaaaaccgaaAATCTCAAACGAAACTTCCAAGGAGGGCTCACCACAGACTGTGGCCATTAGCACAGCCGAGAGTTCAACAGATCAACCCCCTGAACAGGAAGCCAACAGGAATAG tcCGGAGTCAGCAGAGGCTGTAGCATCAGGGAAAGCTGAAAAAGAAGAACTTATGGAAGTTCAAGACTCCGAGACACCTACTAACTTTGATGG TGACCCGTCATCAAACACAGACACGCCTGGCATTACAG TTAAAAGTAATTCACCCAGGCCAACagaggaagaaaagaaagaaaaagttcCTCAGTCAAACGAAAGTGCAGCAGAACCAGAGAAAGACATTGAAACCAAGATGGAACACTGA
- the LOC138047561 gene encoding uncharacterized protein, producing the protein MGFLSWSNFAFLYVFYALVFITNVSSRHIHDSDSENEKDPSKSGKPGEYLWYMTSSDSRVAKSSVPKTVHDFELNEDGGEGSSLNGNSISGSGEPSEESSREGIESYSLSGSGTYPTSYMIDVSDDTGTGQGQDESKENVRGDNRDKEVESSTELKTNEGDSSGSGNNEEGSSLAHYSTQDVKSNRNEGNVKIVTPTIEEMKNSIRRSEISRKKKVERLKEDGEYDDLFKDFGTEGDLGPGLDDDDSDDLDDSLSEEEAKLLIPKEDEEDDGKSKSEIGRPDQAKKELSPTFRGFLHVESTKHKKNSKHVQSRTYNVKEILSKLDIDVFKGNQSNEHVTDQRAKHTKLYVSQHEKANESKEADASRALSHHADSGIFNGSVSGVTLEAEKGKKRPIHHHHHHHHHRHKPHPHKRHRQHHDYHHRHHHVHKATFKLHPHQPHSDVQYSPQVQSPPVHNPYPHLYPPLQAQPTTYQPSAPSTSEYVYHPLQNADREGAVCLDGSVPGYYLKQGSGTGINKWIIYLQGGAWCDTKETCVFRSRMHLGSSLFFKPILNPGGLLSSSEKDNPKFYNWNVAFVPYCDGSSFSGNRSDPVEFQGSLLYFRGFRILDSTISALLLQTSLKDSKHVVFSGTSAGGLAVMLHADFVRSKLEKNVHFRALADSGFFLDTSSRKQMGQHKFRNEMQNVFKLHDCTDGVPQKCVDKMPGKDLWKCIFPQYFLSFVKSKVFIVNPLYDSWQLKHIWEIDCASNPYSCSKEEVKQIKKFRKTTLKAMIPLFKKSNFGLFADSCVDHGQVVYNNRWNAITVRKTNTISSSFVKWLQNKRKYFVDEDDYPANPTCVTIGVDKRSDILTEGF; encoded by the coding sequence ATGGGATTCTTGAGCTGGTCgaattttgcatttctttatGTTTTTTACGCGCTTGTGTTTATTACCAATGTATCGTCGCGGCACATTCACGATTCTGATTCCGAAAACGAAAAAGACCCGTCAAAATCTGGTAAACCAGGGGAATACTTGTGGTATATGACGAGCTCGGATAGCAGAGTTGCAAAGAGTTCTGTTCCAAAAACAGTACATGACTTTGAGCTAAATGAAGACGGTGGGGAAGGGTCCTCCCTGAATGGAAACAGTATCAGTGGAAGCGGGGAACCAAGTGAAGAATCGTCGAGGGAGGGTATAGAGAGTTATTCATTGTCGGGTAGTGGGACCTATCCAACGAGTTACATGATAGATGTAAGCGACGACACGGGAACAGGTCAAGGACAGGATGAATCGAAAGAAAACGTACGCGGGGATAATCGTGACAAGGAAGTAGAAAGTTCGACAGAACTGAAAACGAATGAGGGAGACAGCAGCGGAAGTGGTAACAATGAAGAAGGATCTTCATTGGCCCATTACAGCACGCAAGATGTAAAGAGTAATAGGAATGAGGGAAATGTGAAGATAGTGACACCTACCATAGAGGAAATGAAGAACTCCATACGGCGCAGTGAGATTTCAAGGAAGAAGAAGGTGGAAAGGTTGAAAGAGGACGGTGAATACGATGATCTGTTCAAAGATTTCGGGACTGAAGGAGACTTGGGTCCAGGCCTCGACGATGATGACAGCGACGACCTGGACGACTCTCTCAGCGAAGAGGAAGCCAAGCTTTTGATTCCCAAAGAAGACGAAGAGGATGATGGGAAGAGCAAGAGCGAAATAGGCCGCCCTGATCAAGCGAAAAAAGAGCTGTCGCCTACTTTTCGAGGTTTTTTACACGTTGAAAGCacgaaacataaaaaaaactcgAAACATGTCCAGTCTCGTACTTATAATGTAAAAGAAATTCTCTCAAAGCTGGACATTGATGTTTTTAAGGGAAACCAAAGCAACGAGCATGTTACGGATCAGCGGGCCAAACATACGAAATTATATGTAAGTCAGCATGAAAAGGCAAATGAAAGCAAGGAAGCAGACGCATCCAGAGCGCTGAGCCATCACGCAGACAGCGGTATCTTCAACGGCAGTGTCAGTGGTGTGACGCTGGAGGccgaaaaagggaaaaaacgtccgattcatcatcatcatcatcatcaccatcatcgtcATAAACCTCATCCTCACAAGAGGCATAGACAGCATCatgattatcatcatcgtcatcaccacGTGCACAAAGCAACTTTCAAGCTGCATCCCCATCAGCCACACTCTGACGTTCAGTACTCCCCACAAGTGCAATCACCCCCAGTACATAACCCATACCCTCATCTTTATCCCCCACTCCAAGCGCAGCCGACTACTTACCAACCCTCCGCGCCGTCCACTAGTGAGTACGTGTATCATCCACTGCAAAACGCTGACCGAGAGGGAGCCGTGTGTCTGGATGGATCTGTCCCTGGATACTACTTGAAACAGGGATCTGGTACGGGCATCAACAAGTGGATCATCTATCTGCAGGGTGGGGCGTGGTGTGACACTAAGGAAACTTGCGTGTTCAGAAGTCGTATGCATTTGGGGTCTTCCTTGTTTTTTAAACCCATTTTGAATCCAGGTGGACTTCTATCAAGCAGCGAAAAAGACAACCCTAAATTCTACAACTGGAATGTTGCCTTCGTTCCCTATTGTGATGGGTCGTCTTTCTCTGGAAACAGATCGGATCCAGTAGAATTTCAGGGATCATTACTGTATTTCCGAGGATTTAGAATACTAGACTCTACGATATCTGCGTTGCTCTTGCAAACGAGCCTTAAAGACTCCAAGCAtgtggtgttttctggtacatCTGCTGGGGGGCTTGCAGTTATGCTGCACGCCGACTTTGTTCGATCTAAACTAGAgaaaaatgttcacttccgcGCTTTGGCTGATTCAGGATTCTTCCTGGATACATCCTCACGCAAGCAAATGGGACAACATAAATTCCGCAACGAGATGCAGAACGTTTTTAAGCTTCACGACTGTACTGATGGTGTTCCACAGAAATGCGTTGATAAAATGCCCGGGAAGGATCTTTGGAAGTGTATCTTTCCTCAGTACTTTTTATCTTTTGTTAAAAGCAAAGTGTTTATCGTCAATCCGTTGTATGACTCTTGGCAACTGAAACACATCTGGGAAATTGACTGTGCCTCTAATCCGTACTCTTGCTCAAAGGAGGAAGTTAAACAGATAAAAAAGTTCAGGAAAACTACACTGAAAGCCATGATTCCCCTGTTTAAGAAATCAAATTTTGGACTGTTTGCTGATTCGTGTGTCGATCATGGCCAAGTCGTGTACAACAATCGGTGGAACGCCATAACAGTCAGAAAAACTAATACAATTTCGTCATCGTTTGTGAAGTGGctgcaaaacaaaaggaagtatTTTGTCGATGAAGATGATTATCCTGCAAATCCAACCTGTGTTACAATTGGTGTCGATAAGAGGTCCGACATCCTAACCGAAGGATTTTAG
- the LOC138047564 gene encoding reticulocalbin-2-like — protein sequence MSRWWWIALVLSAALSLSTAVSHDDLPPGHSEDEHDVDPEDQMDEQDPDKEDAEEDEEKEETDDDDDDNDDDAEDESDDEDSEDESQGDKGDETEGASIEHDAFLGDNYTEFKGLAPEEAQTKLLQLIKDEVDQNKDGFLTEDDIRARFHVTTKEYRRKEVLETMKQHDEDKDGKVSWEEFKKGHFTDDGKDEDSKQQMKEDEEKFKFADEDGDGKLDLEEYLAFYHPGDNPRMAEFTIQDSLKKHDKDKDGQISKKEYLATFSDINDDAKEEMEKDFKTNFDKDSDGKLDKEEMKLWLFPDDDFSTEEPKTLIKEADEDKDGKLSMEEIKKNYKVFIEDEADDSNHDEL from the exons ATGTCTCGGTGGTGGTGGATAGCTCTTGTCCTCTCAGCAGCACTTTCTCTAAGCACAGCGGTTTCTCACGATGATCTGCCGCCCGGGCATTCGGAAGACGAACACGATGTGGACCCTGAAGATCAAATGGACGAACAGGATCCCGATAAAGAAGACGCAGAAGAGGatgaagagaaagaagaaacagatgatgatgatgacgataatgatgatgacgctGAAGATGAAAGTGATGACGAGGACAGTGAAGACGAAAGTCAAGGAGATAAAGGAGACGAAACTGAGGGCGCAAGCATAGAACACGATGCCTTCTTGG GAGATAATTACACAGAATTCAAAGGGCTCGCACCCGAAGAAGCGCAAACAAAATTGTTACAGTTAATAAAAGATGAAGTGGACCAAAACAAAGATGGTTTCCTTACGGAAGACGACATCAGAGCTAGGTTCCATGTGACAACGAAAGAGTACCGAAGGAAAGAAGTCCTGGAAACAATGAAACAGCACGATGAAG ACAAAGATGGCAAAGTATCTTGGGAGGAATTCAAGAAGGGACATTTCACCGACGATGGCAAAGATGAAGACAGCAAACAACAAATGAAAGAGGATGAAGAGAAATTTAAATTTGCTGATGAAGACGGAGATGGCAAATTAGATTTAGAAGAATACTTAGCCTTCTACCATCCAGGG GATAATCCCAGAATGGCAGAGTTTACAATACAAGACAGTCTCAAAAAACACGATAAAGACAAAGACGGGCAGATTTCCAAGAAAGAATATTTGG CCACTTTCAGTGATATCAATGATGATGCTAaagaagaaatggaaaaagatttcaaaacaaatttcgaTAAAGACAGTGACGGCAAGCTTGACAAGGAAGAAATGAAACTCTGGCTTTTCCCAGATGATGATTTCTCCACTGAAGAACCGAAAACACTCATCAAGGAAGCAGATGAGGACAAAGACGGCAAATTATCAATGGAGGAAATTAAAAAGAACTATAAGGTCTTTATCGAAGACGAAGCAGATGATTCAAATCACGATGAGTTGTAA